One segment of Salvelinus fontinalis isolate EN_2023a chromosome 12, ASM2944872v1, whole genome shotgun sequence DNA contains the following:
- the bicd1a gene encoding protein bicaudal D homolog 1 isoform X3, with the protein MGRLLELQTELKLSRSVASNASNESERLNAVLQEHSESNEMLELQRTRMREEIRECKFREARLLQDYTELEEENITLQKLVSTLKQNQVEYEGLKHEIKVLEEETVLLNSQLEDALRLKDISQSQLEEALDALKIEREQKNSLRKELAHHITLSDSVYGAGAHLALTATVDGLKFATEEVGSNGTAMPNGNNGNEDSNSDCNGHLGLVKVNGDYRLPRKGEGLHGPVSDLFSELNLSEIQKLKQQLLQVEREKSSLLMNLQEAQTQLQHTQGALTEQHECVHRLTERVNAMKRLHSNKEMADAQESKTHDGLPGRHDYVVNIHGMEILECKYKVAVTEVIDLKAELKALKEKSNHCVEGQGEEWSSSDGKVQALDEQVKRLEKSCREAREKVARLEAELQTATGVATESHGMLNTAQDELVTFSEELAQLYHHVCLCNNETPNRVMLDYYRQSRNTRSGSLKGSEDPRALLSPRLARRLAAVNAGFSEAPRSPMDSPSKDPPSGDNGTTGRESPAPGSQGNPTRSPIGSPVINSSNGSPSSSSVPPEACGDLRKEPMNIYNLNAIIRDQIKHLQRAVDRSLQLSRQRAAARELAPLFDKDKEACMEEILKLKSLLSTKREQIATLRLVLKANKQTAEGALANLKSKYENEKCMVTETMMKLRNELKALKEDAATFSSLRAMFATRCDEYVTQLDEMQRQLAAAEDEKKTLNSLLRMAIQQKLALTQRLEDLEFDHEQTRGCGAKVPKIKSSPHKVSRRAALTAPPSPTMIHSPSSTCSHTFNTSLTLCSPHSLELPQSSNPWSASDGGTSQTSSLVSSLPPLGHPQWSLGTQTFIIDPESLSLECCRLVNSRDSSPHSPSSAPVSPYRSPIPKTWQHLSPGSVRTRTQKDAPRPSALVTSPSNPVPHAYSSKMP; encoded by the exons ATGGGCCGGCTGCTGGAGTTGCAGACAGAGCTGAAGCTGAGCCGCTCGGTGGCGTCCAACGCGTCCAATGAGAGCGAGAGGCTCAACGCCGTGCTGCAGGAGCACAGCGAA AGTAATGAGATGCTGGAGTTGCAGCGGACCCGGATGAGGGAGGAGATCAGGGAGTGTAAATTCAGAGAGGCCCGTCTCCTACAGGACTACACCGAGCTGGAGGAGGAGAACATCACCCTGCAGAAACTAGTGTCCACACTCAAACAGAACCAG gtGGAGTATGAGGGTCTGAAGCATGAGATCAAGGTTCTGGAGGAGGAGACGGTGCTGCTGAACAGCCAGCTGGAGGACGCTCTGCGTCTGAAGGAcatctctcagtcccagctaGAGGAGGCCCTGGATGCCCTGAAGATCGAGAGGGAGCAGAAGAACAGCCTGAGGAAGGAGCTGGCCCACCACATCACCCTCAGCGACAGTGTATACGGGGCCGGAGCCCACCTGGCTCTCACCGCCACGGTCGACGGGCTCAAGTTCGCCACAGAAGAGGTCGGGAGCAATGGTACAGCCATGCCCAATGGCAACAATGGGAATGAGGATAGCAACAGCGACTGTAACGGCCACCTGGGACTGGTTAAGGTGAACGGCGACTACCGGCTGCCCAGGAAGGGGGAAGGGCTGCACGGTCCTGTGTCAGACCTCTTCAGCGAGCTCAACCTGTCTGAGATACAGAAACTCAAACAGCAGCTCCTTCAG GTGGAGCGTGAGAAGTCCAGCCTCCTGATGAacctgcaagaagcccaaacccagctgcagcacacacagggtgCCCTGACCGAGCAGCACGAGTGTGTCCACCGCCTCACCGAGCGCGTCAACGCTATGAAGCGCCTCCACAGTAACAAGGAGATGGCCGACGCCCAGGAGTCCAAGACGCACGACGGGTTGCCCGGTCGCCACGACTACGTGGTGAACATCCACGGGATGGAGATTCTGGAGTGTAAGTACAAGGTGGCGGTAACCGAGGTGATCGACCTAAAGGCGGAGCTAAAAGCTCTGAAGGAGAAATCTAACCATTGTGTGGAGGGCcagggggaggagtggagcagCAGCGATGGGAAGGTCCAAGCTCTGGACGAGCAGGTCAAACGGCTGGAGAAGAGCTGCCGCGAGGCCCGCGAAAAGGTGGCGCGTTTGGAGGCGGAACTACAGACGGCGACGGGCGTGGCCACGGAGAGCCACGGCATGCTGAACACGGCGCAGGATGAACTGGTGACATTCAGCGAGGAGCTGGCCCAGCTCTACCACCACGTGTGTCTCTGCAACAATGAGACGCCCAACCGCGTCATGCTGGACTACTACCGCCAGAGCCGTAACACCCGCAGCGGCAGCCTCAAGGGCTCCGAGGACCCCCGGGCACTACTCTCCCCCCGCCTGGCTAGACGCCTCGCCGCCGTGAACGCCGGGTTCTCAGAGGCCCCCCGGAGCCCCATGGACTCGCCCTCCAAAGACCCCCCCAGTGGGGACAACGGGACAACAGGGAGGGAGTCCCCAGCACCAGGCAGTCAGGGGAACCCCACCCGCAGCCCCATTGGCTCCCCGGTCATCAACAGCTCCAAcggctctccctcctcctcttccgtcCCTCCCGAGGCGTGCGGAGACCTGCGTAAGGAGCCCATGAACATCTACAACCTGAACGCCATCATCAGGGACCAGATCAAACACCTGCAGAGGGCCGTGGACCGCTCCCTCCAGCTGTCTCGACAGAGGGCAGCCGCCCGGGAGCTGGCCCCCTTGTTCGACAAGGACAAGGAGGCCTGCATGGAGGAGATCCTCAAGCTCAAGTCCCTCCTCAGCACCAAGAGGGAGCAGATTGCCACGCTCAGGCTGGTGCTCAAAGCCAACAAACAG ACTGCAGAGGGGGCGCTGGCTAATCTAAAGAGCAAGTATGAGAATGAGAAGTGCATGGTGACAGAGACCATGATGAAGCTGAGGAACGAGCTGAAGGCTCTGAAGGAGGACGCCgccaccttctcctctctcaggGCCATGTTCGCCACCAG gtgTGATGAGTATGTGACTCAGCTGGATGAGATGCAGAGACAGCTGGCTGCGGCGGAGGATGAGAAGAAGACCCTGAACTCCCTGCTCCGGATGGCCATCCAACAGAAGCTGGCCCTGACCCAACGCCTGGAGGACCTGGAGTTTGACCACGAGCAGACCCGGGGCTGCGGCGCCAAGGTGCCCAAGATCAAGAGCAGCCCGCACAAAGTAAGTCGACGAGCCGCCCTCACAGCTCCCCCCAGCCCCACCATGATACACAGCCCTTCTTCCACCTGCTCCCACACCTTCAACACCTCCCTGACCCTCTGCAGCCCTCACTCCCTGGAGCTTCCCCAGTCCTCCAATCCCTGGTCGGCCTCAGACGGAGGCACTTCCCAGACCtcatccctggtctcctctctgcctcccctgGGTCACCCCCAGTGGTCCCTGGGCACTCAGACCTTCATCATTGACCCAGAGTCGCTGAGTTTAGAGTGCTGTCGACTCGTTAACAGTCGAGACTCCAGTCCGCACTCTCCTAGCTCCGCCCCCGTGTCTCCTTACCGCTCACCCATTCCTAAGACTTGGCAACACTTGTCGCCGGGGTCGGTGAGAACTCGTACCCAAAAAGACGCACCTCGCCCCTCTGCTCTGGTCACATCTCCCAGCAACCCAGTCCCTCACGCCTACAGTTCCAAGATGCCCTAG
- the bicd1a gene encoding protein bicaudal D homolog 1 isoform X1: MAAGGGCGETVDQYRAEVERLTQELADANREKIRAAECGLVVLEENQTLKQQYADLESEQETLKQELEQLQEAFGQAYSNQRKVAEDGESNEESLLQESASKEAYYMGRLLELQTELKLSRSVASNASNESERLNAVLQEHSESNEMLELQRTRMREEIRECKFREARLLQDYTELEEENITLQKLVSTLKQNQVEYEGLKHEIKVLEEETVLLNSQLEDALRLKDISQSQLEEALDALKIEREQKNSLRKELAHHITLSDSVYGAGAHLALTATVDGLKFATEEVGSNGTAMPNGNNGNEDSNSDCNGHLGLVKVNGDYRLPRKGEGLHGPVSDLFSELNLSEIQKLKQQLLQVEREKSSLLMNLQEAQTQLQHTQGALTEQHECVHRLTERVNAMKRLHSNKEMADAQESKTHDGLPGRHDYVVNIHGMEILECKYKVAVTEVIDLKAELKALKEKSNHCVEGQGEEWSSSDGKVQALDEQVKRLEKSCREAREKVARLEAELQTATGVATESHGMLNTAQDELVTFSEELAQLYHHVCLCNNETPNRVMLDYYRQSRNTRSGSLKGSEDPRALLSPRLARRLAAVNAGFSEAPRSPMDSPSKDPPSGDNGTTGRESPAPGSQGNPTRSPIGSPVINSSNGSPSSSSVPPEACGDLRKEPMNIYNLNAIIRDQIKHLQRAVDRSLQLSRQRAAARELAPLFDKDKEACMEEILKLKSLLSTKREQIATLRLVLKANKQTAEGALANLKSKYENEKCMVTETMMKLRNELKALKEDAATFSSLRAMFATRCDEYVTQLDEMQRQLAAAEDEKKTLNSLLRMAIQQKLALTQRLEDLEFDHEQTRGCGAKVPKIKSSPHKVSRRAALTAPPSPTMIHSPSSTCSHTFNTSLTLCSPHSLELPQSSNPWSASDGGTSQTSSLVSSLPPLGHPQWSLGTQTFIIDPESLSLECCRLVNSRDSSPHSPSSAPVSPYRSPIPKTWQHLSPGSVRTRTQKDAPRPSALVTSPSNPVPHAYSSKMP, encoded by the exons gCGTTTGGCCAGGCCTACTCCAACCAGCGTAAAGTGGCGGAGGACGGCGAGAGCAACGAGGAGTCACTGCTGCAGGAGTCAGCGTCTAAGGAGGCCTACTACATGGGCCGGCTGCTGGAGTTGCAGACAGAGCTGAAGCTGAGCCGCTCGGTGGCGTCCAACGCGTCCAATGAGAGCGAGAGGCTCAACGCCGTGCTGCAGGAGCACAGCGAA AGTAATGAGATGCTGGAGTTGCAGCGGACCCGGATGAGGGAGGAGATCAGGGAGTGTAAATTCAGAGAGGCCCGTCTCCTACAGGACTACACCGAGCTGGAGGAGGAGAACATCACCCTGCAGAAACTAGTGTCCACACTCAAACAGAACCAG gtGGAGTATGAGGGTCTGAAGCATGAGATCAAGGTTCTGGAGGAGGAGACGGTGCTGCTGAACAGCCAGCTGGAGGACGCTCTGCGTCTGAAGGAcatctctcagtcccagctaGAGGAGGCCCTGGATGCCCTGAAGATCGAGAGGGAGCAGAAGAACAGCCTGAGGAAGGAGCTGGCCCACCACATCACCCTCAGCGACAGTGTATACGGGGCCGGAGCCCACCTGGCTCTCACCGCCACGGTCGACGGGCTCAAGTTCGCCACAGAAGAGGTCGGGAGCAATGGTACAGCCATGCCCAATGGCAACAATGGGAATGAGGATAGCAACAGCGACTGTAACGGCCACCTGGGACTGGTTAAGGTGAACGGCGACTACCGGCTGCCCAGGAAGGGGGAAGGGCTGCACGGTCCTGTGTCAGACCTCTTCAGCGAGCTCAACCTGTCTGAGATACAGAAACTCAAACAGCAGCTCCTTCAG GTGGAGCGTGAGAAGTCCAGCCTCCTGATGAacctgcaagaagcccaaacccagctgcagcacacacagggtgCCCTGACCGAGCAGCACGAGTGTGTCCACCGCCTCACCGAGCGCGTCAACGCTATGAAGCGCCTCCACAGTAACAAGGAGATGGCCGACGCCCAGGAGTCCAAGACGCACGACGGGTTGCCCGGTCGCCACGACTACGTGGTGAACATCCACGGGATGGAGATTCTGGAGTGTAAGTACAAGGTGGCGGTAACCGAGGTGATCGACCTAAAGGCGGAGCTAAAAGCTCTGAAGGAGAAATCTAACCATTGTGTGGAGGGCcagggggaggagtggagcagCAGCGATGGGAAGGTCCAAGCTCTGGACGAGCAGGTCAAACGGCTGGAGAAGAGCTGCCGCGAGGCCCGCGAAAAGGTGGCGCGTTTGGAGGCGGAACTACAGACGGCGACGGGCGTGGCCACGGAGAGCCACGGCATGCTGAACACGGCGCAGGATGAACTGGTGACATTCAGCGAGGAGCTGGCCCAGCTCTACCACCACGTGTGTCTCTGCAACAATGAGACGCCCAACCGCGTCATGCTGGACTACTACCGCCAGAGCCGTAACACCCGCAGCGGCAGCCTCAAGGGCTCCGAGGACCCCCGGGCACTACTCTCCCCCCGCCTGGCTAGACGCCTCGCCGCCGTGAACGCCGGGTTCTCAGAGGCCCCCCGGAGCCCCATGGACTCGCCCTCCAAAGACCCCCCCAGTGGGGACAACGGGACAACAGGGAGGGAGTCCCCAGCACCAGGCAGTCAGGGGAACCCCACCCGCAGCCCCATTGGCTCCCCGGTCATCAACAGCTCCAAcggctctccctcctcctcttccgtcCCTCCCGAGGCGTGCGGAGACCTGCGTAAGGAGCCCATGAACATCTACAACCTGAACGCCATCATCAGGGACCAGATCAAACACCTGCAGAGGGCCGTGGACCGCTCCCTCCAGCTGTCTCGACAGAGGGCAGCCGCCCGGGAGCTGGCCCCCTTGTTCGACAAGGACAAGGAGGCCTGCATGGAGGAGATCCTCAAGCTCAAGTCCCTCCTCAGCACCAAGAGGGAGCAGATTGCCACGCTCAGGCTGGTGCTCAAAGCCAACAAACAG ACTGCAGAGGGGGCGCTGGCTAATCTAAAGAGCAAGTATGAGAATGAGAAGTGCATGGTGACAGAGACCATGATGAAGCTGAGGAACGAGCTGAAGGCTCTGAAGGAGGACGCCgccaccttctcctctctcaggGCCATGTTCGCCACCAG gtgTGATGAGTATGTGACTCAGCTGGATGAGATGCAGAGACAGCTGGCTGCGGCGGAGGATGAGAAGAAGACCCTGAACTCCCTGCTCCGGATGGCCATCCAACAGAAGCTGGCCCTGACCCAACGCCTGGAGGACCTGGAGTTTGACCACGAGCAGACCCGGGGCTGCGGCGCCAAGGTGCCCAAGATCAAGAGCAGCCCGCACAAAGTAAGTCGACGAGCCGCCCTCACAGCTCCCCCCAGCCCCACCATGATACACAGCCCTTCTTCCACCTGCTCCCACACCTTCAACACCTCCCTGACCCTCTGCAGCCCTCACTCCCTGGAGCTTCCCCAGTCCTCCAATCCCTGGTCGGCCTCAGACGGAGGCACTTCCCAGACCtcatccctggtctcctctctgcctcccctgGGTCACCCCCAGTGGTCCCTGGGCACTCAGACCTTCATCATTGACCCAGAGTCGCTGAGTTTAGAGTGCTGTCGACTCGTTAACAGTCGAGACTCCAGTCCGCACTCTCCTAGCTCCGCCCCCGTGTCTCCTTACCGCTCACCCATTCCTAAGACTTGGCAACACTTGTCGCCGGGGTCGGTGAGAACTCGTACCCAAAAAGACGCACCTCGCCCCTCTGCTCTGGTCACATCTCCCAGCAACCCAGTCCCTCACGCCTACAGTTCCAAGATGCCCTAG
- the bicd1a gene encoding protein bicaudal D homolog 1 isoform X6 has product MAAGGGCGETVDQYRAEVERLTQELADANREKIRAAECGLVVLEENQTLKQQYADLESEQETLKQELEQLQEAFGQAYSNQRKVAEDGESNEESLLQESASKEAYYMGRLLELQTELKLSRSVASNASNESERLNAVLQEHSESNEMLELQRTRMREEIRECKFREARLLQDYTELEEENITLQKLVSTLKQNQVEYEGLKHEIKVLEEETVLLNSQLEDALRLKDISQSQLEEALDALKIEREQKNSLRKELAHHITLSDSVYGAGAHLALTATVDGLKFATEEVGSNGTAMPNGNNGNEDSNSDCNGHLGLVKVNGDYRLPRKGEGLHGPVSDLFSELNLSEIQKLKQQLLQVEREKSSLLMNLQEAQTQLQHTQGALTEQHECVHRLTERVNAMKRLHSNKEMADAQESKTHDGLPGRHDYVVNIHGMEILECKYKVAVTEVIDLKAELKALKEKSNHCVEGQGEEWSSSDGKVQALDEQVKRLEKSCREAREKVARLEAELQTATGVATESHGMLNTAQDELVTFSEELAQLYHHVCLCNNETPNRVMLDYYRQSRNTRSGSLKGSEDPRALLSPRLARRLAAVNAGFSEAPRSPMDSPSKDPPSGDNGTTGRESPAPGSQGNPTRSPIGSPVINSSNGSPSSSSVPPEACGDLRKEPMNIYNLNAIIRDQIKHLQRAVDRSLQLSRQRAAARELAPLFDKDKEACMEEILKLKSLLSTKREQIATLRLVLKANKQTAEGALANLKSKYENEKCMVTETMMKLRNELKALKEDAATFSSLRAMFATRCDEYVTQLDEMQRQLAAAEDEKKTLNSLLRMAIQQKLALTQRLEDLEFDHEQTRGCGAKVPKIKSSPHKIVSSLLPLPQYRHSPHN; this is encoded by the exons gCGTTTGGCCAGGCCTACTCCAACCAGCGTAAAGTGGCGGAGGACGGCGAGAGCAACGAGGAGTCACTGCTGCAGGAGTCAGCGTCTAAGGAGGCCTACTACATGGGCCGGCTGCTGGAGTTGCAGACAGAGCTGAAGCTGAGCCGCTCGGTGGCGTCCAACGCGTCCAATGAGAGCGAGAGGCTCAACGCCGTGCTGCAGGAGCACAGCGAA AGTAATGAGATGCTGGAGTTGCAGCGGACCCGGATGAGGGAGGAGATCAGGGAGTGTAAATTCAGAGAGGCCCGTCTCCTACAGGACTACACCGAGCTGGAGGAGGAGAACATCACCCTGCAGAAACTAGTGTCCACACTCAAACAGAACCAG gtGGAGTATGAGGGTCTGAAGCATGAGATCAAGGTTCTGGAGGAGGAGACGGTGCTGCTGAACAGCCAGCTGGAGGACGCTCTGCGTCTGAAGGAcatctctcagtcccagctaGAGGAGGCCCTGGATGCCCTGAAGATCGAGAGGGAGCAGAAGAACAGCCTGAGGAAGGAGCTGGCCCACCACATCACCCTCAGCGACAGTGTATACGGGGCCGGAGCCCACCTGGCTCTCACCGCCACGGTCGACGGGCTCAAGTTCGCCACAGAAGAGGTCGGGAGCAATGGTACAGCCATGCCCAATGGCAACAATGGGAATGAGGATAGCAACAGCGACTGTAACGGCCACCTGGGACTGGTTAAGGTGAACGGCGACTACCGGCTGCCCAGGAAGGGGGAAGGGCTGCACGGTCCTGTGTCAGACCTCTTCAGCGAGCTCAACCTGTCTGAGATACAGAAACTCAAACAGCAGCTCCTTCAG GTGGAGCGTGAGAAGTCCAGCCTCCTGATGAacctgcaagaagcccaaacccagctgcagcacacacagggtgCCCTGACCGAGCAGCACGAGTGTGTCCACCGCCTCACCGAGCGCGTCAACGCTATGAAGCGCCTCCACAGTAACAAGGAGATGGCCGACGCCCAGGAGTCCAAGACGCACGACGGGTTGCCCGGTCGCCACGACTACGTGGTGAACATCCACGGGATGGAGATTCTGGAGTGTAAGTACAAGGTGGCGGTAACCGAGGTGATCGACCTAAAGGCGGAGCTAAAAGCTCTGAAGGAGAAATCTAACCATTGTGTGGAGGGCcagggggaggagtggagcagCAGCGATGGGAAGGTCCAAGCTCTGGACGAGCAGGTCAAACGGCTGGAGAAGAGCTGCCGCGAGGCCCGCGAAAAGGTGGCGCGTTTGGAGGCGGAACTACAGACGGCGACGGGCGTGGCCACGGAGAGCCACGGCATGCTGAACACGGCGCAGGATGAACTGGTGACATTCAGCGAGGAGCTGGCCCAGCTCTACCACCACGTGTGTCTCTGCAACAATGAGACGCCCAACCGCGTCATGCTGGACTACTACCGCCAGAGCCGTAACACCCGCAGCGGCAGCCTCAAGGGCTCCGAGGACCCCCGGGCACTACTCTCCCCCCGCCTGGCTAGACGCCTCGCCGCCGTGAACGCCGGGTTCTCAGAGGCCCCCCGGAGCCCCATGGACTCGCCCTCCAAAGACCCCCCCAGTGGGGACAACGGGACAACAGGGAGGGAGTCCCCAGCACCAGGCAGTCAGGGGAACCCCACCCGCAGCCCCATTGGCTCCCCGGTCATCAACAGCTCCAAcggctctccctcctcctcttccgtcCCTCCCGAGGCGTGCGGAGACCTGCGTAAGGAGCCCATGAACATCTACAACCTGAACGCCATCATCAGGGACCAGATCAAACACCTGCAGAGGGCCGTGGACCGCTCCCTCCAGCTGTCTCGACAGAGGGCAGCCGCCCGGGAGCTGGCCCCCTTGTTCGACAAGGACAAGGAGGCCTGCATGGAGGAGATCCTCAAGCTCAAGTCCCTCCTCAGCACCAAGAGGGAGCAGATTGCCACGCTCAGGCTGGTGCTCAAAGCCAACAAACAG ACTGCAGAGGGGGCGCTGGCTAATCTAAAGAGCAAGTATGAGAATGAGAAGTGCATGGTGACAGAGACCATGATGAAGCTGAGGAACGAGCTGAAGGCTCTGAAGGAGGACGCCgccaccttctcctctctcaggGCCATGTTCGCCACCAG gtgTGATGAGTATGTGACTCAGCTGGATGAGATGCAGAGACAGCTGGCTGCGGCGGAGGATGAGAAGAAGACCCTGAACTCCCTGCTCCGGATGGCCATCCAACAGAAGCTGGCCCTGACCCAACGCCTGGAGGACCTGGAGTTTGACCACGAGCAGACCCGGGGCTGCGGCGCCAAGGTGCCCAAGATCAAGAGCAGCCCGCACAAA ATTGTCAGCAGCCTGCTTCCTCTGCCTCAGTATCGCCACTCTCCCCACAACTAA